GTGTGTTGTCTGGGCACAATATTATAGCTTTCCTTTCTTTATACTTTTGGTAGACTTTGTCGTATCGGACTTTGGCGTGGGTTCGAACACATCGTCCATCGGTTCCGGTATGATCTTCTGCACAAAGTCAATAACTCGCAGTAGTTGATCTTTCTTGATTTCGTGTAGTGCGGTCCGGTGGGGCACGAACTGACCCCGTACACCAAGTTTGGCCAGCTCGTCGAACGTTGTTTGGCCCCATTCGAGCGGCACTAGTGTGTCCCGTTCACCGTGCATCATCAACAGTTCCGGCAGCTTTTCGTCATCCGAAATACAACCGAGCGAATCGTACACGATGCTGCCGGTGTTGAGGAATGAAGAGATGGCAAACACGCCACCCAAGTCTCGGTTCAGATGGTAACCGGTGTGCATTGCCAATGCACCACCCATCGAGAAGCCACCGACAACGATTCGATTTAATGGCACTCCAGCGGCCATCTCGCGCACCACCATTTCATTGACGGTGTCGTATATCGAGGCCAGCGAGGTTCGAATTTCGGGACAGTCCATTTCGATGCGCTTTCGGTTGAACCATACATTCGAATTTTCGCCTCCCATCGGCGAATACGGTTGTACCGGTGCCGTAGGTATGATAACCTTGATGTGCGGAAATTCCATATCGCGACCCAGAAGGAATCGTATCCATTCCGTCAAACCGTTCCCTGTATCGCCTGCAAACGAGTGAAACCGGACCGGCCATCCATGTTTAGTTTAGgcaattgaaattaaaatcacGCTACATGATTAACCCTTCGACCCCCATTCTTCATGGTACGCTGTACGTCTGTTTTTTTACATAACACTTACCAGAACCGTGGAAGAATATGAGCGTTCCGGCATGCTTTTTGCCCGTAGGATTAAAGACCTTCTCTATCAGCCTCATTGCAATGCTGAGTTTTATCTATGAGGTAATGCCTTATCACAGATGAACGTAATAGTCTGGCAGCAGGACCG
The Anopheles moucheti chromosome 2, idAnoMoucSN_F20_07, whole genome shotgun sequence genome window above contains:
- the LOC128297274 gene encoding lysophospholipase-like protein 1, with translation MRLIEKVFNPTGKKHAGTLIFFHGSGDTGNGLTEWIRFLLGRDMEFPHIKVIIPTAPVQPYSPMGGENSNVWFNRKRIEMDCPEIRTSLASIYDTVNEMVVREMAAGVPLNRIVVGGFSMGGALAMHTGYHLNRDLGGVFAISSFLNTGSIVYDSLGCISDDEKLPELLMMHGERDTLVPLEWGQTTFDELAKLGVRGQFVPHRTALHEIKKDQLLRVIDFVQKIIPEPMDDVFEPTPKSDTTKSTKSIKKGKL